The window AGCGAAAGCAACGTGGTGCGGTGGTTCTGGCAGGCGGTGGAGGCCTTCagcgaggagaggagaggacgACTCCTGCAGTTTGTTACAGGCTCCACCCGGGTCCCGCTGCAGGGGTTCAAAGCGCTGCAGGGTGGGTCATGCACTGTTATAGAGACATCACTCATGCATAATGAACACAAGTCACTCACTATGCTCATTCGCTGCCAACATTTGCTTAATTTGATCAGAGTAAAGCCTAGAAGCACAGTAGCAAATGCAAAATGACAGTAGTGGCAgaactattttttattttttttggttgtttttgcatCCTATTCTTATGAACGGAATGTCTCACGCTGGCCTGGAAGGAAATTCTCCAAACGTCGAGAAACAATTGAGCAGATTTTTGGTTGTCGAAGGTCTCCGTGATCTTTTTCTGCAGAAGCACACAACCTCCAGGAGCTAGTTGTATTTTCTTAGATGTATTAACCATTCGTTTTCTGCTGGTTGACTACCAGAAAAATCAGTCGCAGCTGTAGATTAGTCtattgacatgttttttttttttgggtggggCGGGTTCagaagaaaagtttttttttgtttgtttttttttggtttgataAGTAACCTGTTTCCCAAAGTAGGGCAGTGATAACTAGAATGTATGTGTGTAAGGCTCTACAGGTTCTGCAGGACCAAGGCTCTTCACCATCCATTTGATAGACGCCAACACAGACAATTTGCCCAAGGCCCATACGTGGTAAGGACATACAGACGTTTGTCTCCCGTAACCGCACTTTGTCGACTGTCTTTTTCTAATATTCATTTCCTGTCTCCAGTTTTAACAGAATAGACATCCCTCCCTACGAGTCTTATGAGAAACTTTACGAGAAGCTGCTGACGGCCGTGGAAGAGACCTGCGGCTTTGCTGTGGAGTGACGAGTCCAACACCAAATCAAAGAACAGTCCCACTTGCTTGCACTTCCACACGACCGTCTGACATTTGACATTTATTTACACACAAAACAGAATATCAACTACACACAGCAGCCGAGCGTCACAAGAAAACACCCAGTCTCTTGCCACCTCTGCAACGCCGAACTGTTGGGGGTTAAAGGAGGAAGCACAGCAAGAGGAgggttttgggggggggggggggtattttaAAATTTTTCAAAGTTTTGGAGAGCATTTTTATTCTTCAGTTTTAACAAGCTATGATGTCATTCTTCAGAATGTCCAACCACAGCAAATTTGACTCCAGTCGCGCTCGAGTCTCTTTGGACAGAATCAGCCAATCACATGCGAGCCTGCGAACAGAGACCTCAGATTTGTGAAGAACAAGACAAAGAACGGTCGTCTCTCTCTCTGAGAAGCTGATTGATCGACTAGTACTCATGCTTTATGTTTAACCactgtcgtgtgtgtgtgtgtgtgtgtgtgtgtgtgtgtgtgtgtgtgtgtgtgtgtgtgtgtgtctgcatgcgAGAGAGTGAGAATTTGTTGAGTTTCTATGTAAgttggtgtgtgtgagtgagggtgcgagtgtgtgtgtgtgtctagcATGGCACTCAGTTATGctgtaaaaatgatcaaatgagCCCGGTCCTCTGTTTGGTAACTTTTTGTCTCTTAAATTTGTATCTGCGACCACTCTGATCCACTctgatattttattatttattactaaGTGATTACTGACCAAGCTGCTATGTGCTCTACAACGAGCCCTCACTAATCTCTTAATTCAGCCCTCTTACCAGAGTTGAAGGGTCAATTCTCATGCAATTCAAGTAATCCACAAAGTGGGTTTTATTGAATTttgttactcttttttttttctattctttttttttttctttaacattcATATTACTGTGGAGGAATGCTCTTGTCAGTGTATGATGACTGCAGATGTCTTGGTGTTTTAAGACACTAGGTTACATTTATTGAAGTGAAAGGGACATGACTTCTCCCAGCCATAGTTTTAAAATCGAACTCATCTGGCGCTATGAAGATATCCGAGGGCATGTTCaggatttttgttgttgttattattttattttttatttttatttagttttaaatCAAAATGAGCCTCAAGGAAGGAAAGGAGTCATTTTCAGGAGATCTTCATTTGTGACGTAAAATAAAATCACATAAGCCTTTCATACATGTTGCGTTACCCATATTGCTATATTTTTAATTCATGTTTGTCTgcccattttttaaattttttttccattttattttatttatttttttcccaccaTTGCCCGAACGTTTGGTAAAGTAGTCCTCACGCTTCAGACCACCATGAATGAGACTATTTTCAGTCATTAAAGCTCCACGGAAGAGAATGAAATCAAACTTCAATGTTGAGCAAGTAAcccgaagaagaaaaaaaaagaaaaaggttggaTCTGTTGTAGATTGAGGACTGTTCTGCAGTATTATTTCAATCTGCATTTTCTAGGGTCTGAGTTCACTGTGTAATGGATGCAAAAGTATTGTAACTTACAATGTACTAAACATTTATGAAAAAATACAGTGTAAATAAGATTATATCTAAAGAGATTAAATTGAAAATACATTCCTTGTGTTATGTGTGTCGTCACTTTCAGAAGAACAATTTCAATTTCGTTTTGTGTTTAATGGAGTTATTTGCACAATATTTTTAGATACacatttttgtttagttttcatcTTGGAGCTAAAAAAAAGGTACTGAATCTCACATGCGTTTAATGATAAAATGCTGTAAGTGTAATTAATTTtagaatatttatttataattttcGTATGAGAAATGGTTAGCATTTTGTCTTGCATCGTACTTTTTAAAGCACATTTTTTTTGAGAATCcgttttaccttttttttttttttttaaatatgtattTTAAACATAATTTACCTTCATTACCTTAATAATTTAATAGTGATACACAGCTCTTAAAAACGGTAACTGTCTACTTCGCCCTTGCATTTTACCGTCCGTGGTGTTTGTCTTCGTTTCAGTGCTGATATCTTTTATCTCGAAGACTACATTTCCCAAAAGCCCACCGACCGACGTCGCGAAAGGCATTTTACGTCTGACGATGCCAATGTTCTTGTTTTGGCAGTTTGTTTCGATATATTACGAATTGTCAGTCTTATCAAGGAGGCGGACTAGCAAGAATTGTATTGGTTATTCACGACGAAGCTACGGTATTGTACGCTTCTATCTGTGTATTTTCATGCCAAGAGTTTGTGCTGTATGTTGAAGGATTTAAAACATTGTCATGGTCTAAAATCCTCACTGAACCTAGCTAACTAGTTACCATTTTAGCTAGCTAGCCAGCTAAGCTAATGAACATtaattagcattagcatggtTCAGGGTTTTGCTCTGTTTGTGTGAGCGGAAATGATTGATTAGTGCTCTGACGTGTTTACTTTTAAACTTTATTCTTATATCGTCGTGGTGAACCTAATGTCAATGCGATCAATCCAACGCAAGAGTTTAAGCTGATATAGCAACACTGTCAGCCTCTCGCTGTGTGTTACCGCTTACTGTTTAATAACATGTGAggtttacatttatttaaaccGTTGAGCCGATGTGGGACCAGCAAAACTGCTAGCACGTGAAGCTAACAGAGATATATTTGCAGAATATTCTCACGGTCAGTGTTATTGCTAGTGGGTTATTCAAACTCATCTGCTGCTCTGTGGGTTTTTGCTTCCTCAAGTTTCCCcattggtaacatagctattaAGCACTGCCATGTATCGTGTCCAtctccttttttctttatgAACAATGTGTGATCAGGTTATTTCTGGTAATAGGGCGGAGCCTAGCCACGTTGGATTTCCGTAAATGTAATGACAATAACTGGTGAACTGAAAAATGAAACTATTTGTTGGATTCTAGGGGAACACCGGCgttgatatttttttctgtgtataCCTGCATGTCTCATGATACGTGGTAGGAACCTATGTCCCCACTGGCACAGAAAGAGAGTTCCCACACTATCGGTATATGTAAAAACTGGCTGTCAAGTTGGGGTTTGGATAACTCTCCAGGTGAACAACCTAAACGGATTTTATGTCTGTGGAATAGATGCAACTGACTTGGCAGTGATCCTCCGTGTGGGCTGATTCAGAGAACTGGTAAGAGTAGATTCACGATGGCAGATGGAGGCAACGATGATGATGTCATTCACCTGGCAAGTTTCAACATCCATCGTAGTCAAGGTGAGGAACTGTAATATATTCACACTCATGCATACAGGCACCTCATACTGCAAACAGTTAGTTGATTGTTACTGTCCACCTTTTATGTAAGTGATCGGTCTGTACAGCCTCAGCTCATTCACACAGCAATGGAGTTAACGtacattgttttcttttcctaATTTTTCCAAACAAAAACGTCTCTGTGTTTTCATTGTAAAACAACGACTAAGAGATAACTCTTCAACTAAAGAGTAAAGTCCAACTGTAAATAAAAACTGCAGTTGGCAATTTATGCTTTCAGTTGTAGATCCTCAaggtttttccactttttttaaaCACGTCGAAATACAAGATTGCAGGacacacacatatttttttccacaaatgcTGAATTTAGAATAAAGTGAAGCAGTGTCCAACAATATATTTTGGTAAATGAGCAAACTAAGAAGAAACAAGggtgagaaaaataaaaaaataacagttTCCCTTCAATAAGATATGAAGTAACAGCCTGTAAGCAGAAAGACTTTGGCTTTGCAGCCCAAATTTCTATTTCAATGCCGCTATTCCAGCATATAGACCGATCCCGTGCTTTTAATGATTCTAGTACTTCTTTATATGACGTTTGTAAAACTTTGGGCAGCTGATGTCAGATTGCTTGGCTGGTCAATAGCAAAAAATAAAAGTGAACAGTTCAAGGACATTATAAACAGTCAAATTTCAGCGTTGCTGAACTACAGCTACATTAGATTGCTACTACCGTGACATGACCTGTTTTAGTGTGTTTGTAGCACATTTTAGAGAAGGCTCAGCTTTAAAAGGTGCAGCGTGAATAAAGGGAATTCATCAGTTCATTTTCGGAGGTTGTATGTTTGCGTGCCGTGTGTAGAAAAAAATTCCGATCGATGCCATTTCATTGACAGAAAGTGTGGTGTAAATCTTTTTGTTGTACACAAAGTAAATTTGTTGCAATAGTGTAAATGTATTAAAATTCCCTATTCAGTTAGATTCATGCTAGAAGAAAACATATGAAATAAAGTAAGATAGCCTACCCTACGTTATAGAGTATGTTTCTGTATGAGAAAAATTTGCCCATGCAGTTAGTCTACCCTAAGAGGCGCTGGCACTATCTCGTAGTTGGCTTGTTACACATCCACACATCTGTTCCAAACACTCACAAAGAAATTGTCGTCATTATTCAGCCCATTTCAGTTTAGTTGGCTCTTTGATTTTCGGTCAAGCTAACACTatgaattgaaaaaaattaatttggtCTTTTTCACACACTTAAATGTTAAATAAATGTCTTCAGTATATCATAATGTTCTCTCTGTGTACTGTAGATAGCACTGCTAACCCACATCCGTGTGATTTGGTCTGTGCAGGCTCTCGTGCTAGACAGAGGGAGCTGATCACCATTTCAGATGACTCCGATGAGGAGCCGGTGACTTTGGTACCAGGAAGTCCTGTTTTGGTCCCAGACGATGCAGATGATGACGACGTCAGCATACTGGAGGTGACTGATAAATGAAGCTCTTAAACATTTACGTTAAGTCTTCTTTCTTACTTTGCTGGCAAAACGTGAAAGTGTTAGTGCTGTGTAAGCATATGGTCTTTCTCATTTTGTCCTAATATTAAAAGAGGCTGGATTATTTTGTTGATTGATTTTGTCTATATAATTTGTCTATGATTTCTTCTGTTCCCCCTACAGCTGCCAACTCCTGCACGCAGGCCTTTGATTCGCCAGGCGGCCATATGGAGCGGGGCCTCGCACATCCCGGTTCAAGTTGCCGGTCAAAGTGGCAAAATCTCTGCTGCTCCCGCAGGGAATCCTGACTCTTCTCCCTCTACCTCCAGAGATGCCAAGACCAACCCACCAGCCATAAATACACAAACTGCAGCACGGTCGGGCTCCCCTGGACACATACTGCCACAACCTGGCCCATCATCACACTCACATTCTCAGCCAAAGCATTACACACACTCAAAGCGTCAGGACGGTACGTCAACACTTACAAACGTGGAGCTCTGTGCAGTTCCTTCTGCCTACACCCCATCTACCTCCACAAATATCAAGGCGAACACCACCTCATCCAGAACACCTGTACTTCTGGAGCCCCAACCAAGCACATCCGGACTGTCCCAGCCTCAAGCTGGCTCTTCAGCACATTTACCGGTGGAGCGCCAGGCGATTTCCTCTGCCAGCACCTCACGATACACTTGTGCAGCTGCCGGGAACGCATTAAGTTCTTCAGCTAGCACTCAAGAAAAAGCTGGTACAAGTAAATTAACACCGGACAGTACTCAGGCCAGTACTTCATCTGCACGTCCTCAGTCTCACACATCGACACAGATTCAGCCTGGAACGTCGACACAGCTCCAGGCCCATGGAACCACATCTGTGCAGCCTCACGTCATCCATGTGAAGGCTGTGAAGCTACTTGTTCTACCACAGCAGCCGAGCACACAGGCCTCAACTCTAATTACACAAGCCCTGCTGCAGCGCAGGCCCCAGAACCCCCCACAGCCTGTGTCACTCAATCAAATGCACGGCAATCTCATTCAGATTGAGCCACAACCCCTGGCCCAGGCTCCTGCCCAGCCTGCTGTACAACCCACTCGCACCTCTCAGGTTATACCAGTGGCCCCCCCTGCAGTTCTAATAGCTGCAGCCCCAGAGAGACTAGGTCCTCCAGAGGCGGGTCACCGGATCGTCTTGGGGAGGCAGGCACCCGGGGAGGAGGTTCCCAATCCGCAGCCACAGGCTGGTGCCTCTGGTGTGGCCCCACCAGCCCGCAGCTTCAATATCAGGGTCCATAATGTGAACTCCAACCCTCCAGTTCCTCCAGCTCCCACAGCATTAGTGCCTCACAACAGAGAAGAGGCTGGTCTCATTCTGGCCCCGAACCCTGAGCGGCTTCATCAGGCCCCTGTTCTGGTTGCAGTTCCTCCTGCAGCTGAGGACATTCCCAGAATAGAAGATGCGAGACCTGGACCCTCTGCACCACAGGAGAGACCAGAGCAGCAGCCTTTTGTTAGAGCCCTTATCAATGGTGTTGTGAGTATTACATATAGTGAAATTATTAACAAGTTAGTTAACTTTGGGTTGGTTAAAGTTATGTCTCTAACCTCACGCTGCACTTATTTCTTTTTGTGCATCCTCCACAGTTGGATCTTTTCCCAGATGTCCAAGAAGCCTATGTAGCAGAAATGATCCTTAAGAATAATGTGAAAGACTTGAATGTGTAAGAAAATACTTATTCAGTACTTTATGTGGAGCCTCAGTAAGTTTTCAAGCAACATTGTGACTTATCTATTCTATATTGATATTTTAATGTATGTTTTACAGTCATGAACCGTGAATCTcaaactttaacctttaactttaaactttaactttaacagaAGAGTTTATGTGCTTTACTCTCAATATAATCCAACTGCAAAAGTCGCTTTAAACCACTCCAACCCAGTATTTATAATTACCAAAAATGAAAAGTAGCTCATGTTTCGCGAAAAATGACAATCCCCCTGATGAATAATCGCGCAATCACACAAGCTGTACGTACCGCTGTCGCTTAATGGCACACGCTGCATAACAGCTGAGTGCAGAAAAACCAACTGTCACATCCGAGATCACACCTTATGGAAGCGCACACAAGCCGAGCACCAGTGATCTCATCCAAGTAAATCCGACTCTTAACTGTTACCTGAACACCAGCTCATTAaatgcatgttttgttttattttttatgataaCAGTTATTATGTAGATTTATGGTAAAGGGGCACGATGAACTTGGTATTAACATGACTGAGAACGACTGTTTGCCCAAGTAAACTAAAAAACAGGCTACAGAAGTAGCTAACACGACAGCCCACAAAGTCTTTGCTAATCTACCATTTGATAATGAAAACTGATGGCGATGAGCTGACTTGGGACTTTTTAAATTGGAAAAACTAATATTTCTGCCCTTTCGATGATCCTATAATACTGGGGTACCCTGCAAAGCTGGCGGAGTCAAAATGCGTCTGAAAAGCCACAGTTTTCTGCAATAAATTCAGCTCGGTGTACGTCTTCTTTTGCCTATTAACTCCAGCTTTTCATTAGAAGTTCATCTTGAGAACTATGTGGCTAATAAACAGGCGACAATGTCCTCCTTGCGGCCATCGTCAGCAACAGGCTACGTGGGTCTCAAGTTAAAACGCGCACTGAAAAGCCGTCGGGTAGCTTCTTATTCCTGGTCGTACATTTTTGTGACGACACAGCTCACCCGTTCAAGGGAAAAGACacaattaatttatttaactgTAATATTTCAGattatatttaaaaatataaGCCAGTTTGACGGTTCATCTCTGAGGTTTGGACACTGGAATCATTCTGCGCCGTAGCCTCCAGCTTCTGAATTAGTGCAAGTCCAGTCATGCTTGCTTTTTATGTGGCTTcctgtgctttttttccccctagtATCTGTAACCTGCTTTTGGAGAATCTAGAGTATCCAAGGAGGGAGGcggcagcagccacagcagctcccACCAGCATCTTACTGGAGTCTGGGGACACCCAGGCAGAGGTGGGTGTTTATGTCCGATAGAGCTAAAACGATTGGTTAGATCAaaacattgagattttttttttattggaagtTTCACTAAACTGAAAAGTAGCAGTCTAAGTTCAGGTTAAACTGAGCAAAAAGCCTGTGTAAGCTGTGTGGATGCAGATTAATTATGGGGAGATGGTTCCTCATTACATCAGGGTtgatttggtttaaaaaaaatcatggaactatttttgtttgttcctcATCAGATTATGGCTTTTTACTGTGGTTGAATACAGTGTGTAGAGGAATGAGCTTTAACTGCATCAACTTACCTAGAAAACTACCACATTATGGAAGTGTTCCCCATGTAAAGGTGATGAGCAGCATTGCTTTGGGTTTGAGAGCCTCATACTTGTTTATGGACCAGATACCTGAGAGTAAAAGAACTGTGTTGCTGCGTTCAGGTGACTGAGGACCTGTTTGACTATTCCAAGCTGAGCTCTGTGGGACCTGACGTGATGATGCAGGCTGCCGACTTGCTCATGGCAGATTTCAGGATGCTCAGCTGCCAGGACATCAAATGGGCCCTGCATACTCTGAAGGGACACTATGCAATCACACGCAAGGTACCTGTTGTCCCGTCGTGCACAGTGGTGCTCAGAAATACTGTTTTGATTCCCCTCTTTTCTCTACTTTCATCTGCGCCTTCCGCACTTCACcctcttttgttttattgttctcTGCCAGGCCTTATGTGAAGCTCTAAAGAAGTGGCAAGAATCAGGTGATCCATCAGGAAAGAGACGGCGGAGCAGGACGTCCTCGGAGCGTTGCTTCATTGATTTTCATTTTGAGCACGGTGGGCAAACCTCCTCACTTTTCTCTGCTCGCATTGCCCAAGATGATCTCCGCAACCACCTGCCTTTACATTCTGCGGCGCACATTCTCGTCttagtttctgtttctgtctcttttacgAGCCAGATTGTTAATACGACCTCGCtgctattcattcattcattcattcacacacacaggattTAGCAAATGAGTTTGACAACATAATGGCAGGCACATCATCGGATTACATTTTGATCCCTTTTG is drawn from Odontesthes bonariensis isolate fOdoBon6 chromosome 21, fOdoBon6.hap1, whole genome shotgun sequence and contains these coding sequences:
- the rnf216 gene encoding uncharacterized protein rnf216, encoding MADGGNDDDVIHLASFNIHRSQGSRARQRELITISDDSDEEPVTLVPGSPVLVPDDADDDDVSILELPTPARRPLIRQAAIWSGASHIPVQVAGQSGKISAAPAGNPDSSPSTSRDAKTNPPAINTQTAARSGSPGHILPQPGPSSHSHSQPKHYTHSKRQDGTSTLTNVELCAVPSAYTPSTSTNIKANTTSSRTPVLLEPQPSTSGLSQPQAGSSAHLPVERQAISSASTSRYTCAAAGNALSSSASTQEKAGTSKLTPDSTQASTSSARPQSHTSTQIQPGTSTQLQAHGTTSVQPHVIHVKAVKLLVLPQQPSTQASTLITQALLQRRPQNPPQPVSLNQMHGNLIQIEPQPLAQAPAQPAVQPTRTSQVIPVAPPAVLIAAAPERLGPPEAGHRIVLGRQAPGEEVPNPQPQAGASGVAPPARSFNIRVHNVNSNPPVPPAPTALVPHNREEAGLILAPNPERLHQAPVLVAVPPAAEDIPRIEDARPGPSAPQERPEQQPFVRALINGVLDLFPDVQEAYVAEMILKNNVKDLNVICNLLLENLEYPRREAAAATAAPTSILLESGDTQAEVTEDLFDYSKLSSVGPDVMMQAADLLMADFRMLSCQDIKWALHTLKGHYAITRKALCEALKKWQESGDPSGKRRRSRTSSERCFIDFHFEHGSAKLDRRMFFLENDRRYCRTYNSLEASVQKELLFYQQKAKEWAEHEDFLLALQVNEDEYKKDGQLIECGCCYGEFAFEKMTQCSDGHLFCKECLVKYAQEAVFGSGKSELSCMEGGCPCSYPMCELEKVLPENILCKYNERQAEEAVAATCADELVRCPFCNFPALLDKDMSLFSCPNPRCRKESCRKCHVQWKQHVGKTCEQVLERDEIRMRVLFEERMTAARVRKCVKCGTGLVKSEGCNRMSCRCGSFMCYLCREPITGYNHFCQHARSPGAPCRHCRKCSLWTDPTQDDERIIQEIQKEGEAELNKKCADNLGKRVGPPPEAITETKRPRVGPPPENLPNPNPPAPPHPQAVQAPLFVPPRARYPPAPAQGRMYHQIIIPRLPPAPYVPPLHPLPPLNNNNNQNNHNPPFNPHQHNMDLPMHYGPPPHYYRRF